A portion of the Etheostoma cragini isolate CJK2018 chromosome 13, CSU_Ecrag_1.0, whole genome shotgun sequence genome contains these proteins:
- the LOC117955972 gene encoding girdin-like has product MTNRLKQEAELEKTHLIELKAEQKHDREALDIERDMMKKEKLELDQIRSDILKQSHIVGQVIEGIKEVRDNLEISKTELQQNKEHLDSQFDEITREKNNIKDLILQLQRERDKLGTIMNMFTLKQEQQFFKEEEFKRQTQDFDTCKKSLLVEKEVMEILRKDLNRTKEDVKAAINTISEEREQLNQIKSSTVMDRLMLENEKEIIEGDRSELVLREDQLLSERKSLENMVEKIQQLNKRMSEDVKYNIMRLEQNNEDLLKLLSVLEQKHEALDKQKENVTSYTELLERDTEGLKSMLSKIDMLRQEMTNRLKQEAELEKTHLIQLKAEQKQYRKALDRERDMTNKEKLELDQIRSDILIQSHIVGQVIQDIKEERDKLEISKTELQQNKEHVDSKFDEITREKTNINDLTIQLQRERDKLGNIMNIPTLKQEEQALKEEEFKRRTQELDTSKKSLLVKKEVMELLRKDLNSMKEDVKSAINTISEEREQLNQIKSSTVTDRQMFENKKEIMEGERSELKAREDQFLSVMKSLENLKEKLQQLNQRAAEDVKNKIMRLEQTNKDLMKLLSILEQKHEALHKQKDNITSYTELLERDTEGLKSMLSEIDMQRQEMTNRLKQEAELEKTHLMELKAEQKQDREALDRKREMMKKEKLDLELMRSDILKQSHILEKVIQDIKEERDKLEITKTELYQNKELVDSQIEVITREKTNIKDLTLHLQTERDKFGNIMNMLTLKQEGQALKEEEFKRHTQELETSKNNLLVERKEIEILRKDLNRKKEKVEAVINTISGEREQLNQMKSSTVMDIQMLENEKEIMDGERSDLKIREDKLLSKMKSLENLKETLQQLNKRISEDVKNKITRLGQNNEDLLKLLSVLEQKHEALDKQKDNLTSCNELLERDTKGLKSMLSEIDMQRQEMTNRLKQKVELEKTNLIDLKAEKKQDREALDRERDMMKKEKLDLEQ; this is encoded by the coding sequence ATGACCAATCGACTGAAACAAGAAGCTGAGTTGGAAAAGACACATCTTATAGAactaaaggcagagcagaagcATGACAGAGAAGCTCTGGATATAGAGAGAGACatgatgaagaaagagaaactggaaTTGGACCAGATAAGGTCTGACATCCTTAAACAAAGTCACATAGTAGGACAAGTGATAGAAGGTATCAAAGAGGTAAGAGACAACCTGGAAATCTCAAAGACTGAGCTACAACAGAACAAAGAACATCTTGACAGTCAGTTTGATGAGATcaccagagagaaaaacaacattaaagatCTGATCCTTCAgcttcagagagaaagagacaagctTGGCACTATAATGAATATGTTTACCTTAAAACAAGAGCAACAATTTTTCAAGGAAGAAGAGttcaaaagacaaacacaagaTTTTGACACCTGTAAGAAGAGTTTACTggtagaaaaagaagtaatggAAATTTTGAGGAAGGACCTCAACAGGACGAAAGAAGACGTTAAAGCTGCGATTAACACCATCagtgaagagagagaacaaCTCAATCAGATAAAGAGTAGTACTGTTATGGACAGACTAATGCTTGAgaatgaaaaggaaataataGAAGGTGACAGGTCAGAGCTGGTACTAAGAGAAGATCAACTCTTGAGTGAAAGGAAATCCCTTGAAAATATGGTGGAAAAAATCCAACAGCTGAATAAAAGGATGAGTGAAGACGTGAAATACAACATCATGAGACTGGAGCAAAACAATGAAGACTTACTGAAACTGTTGAGTGTTTTGGAACAGAAGCATGAGGCTCtagataaacagaaagaaaatgtaacatcTTACACTGAGCTATTAGAGAGAGATACGGAAGGGTTGAAGAGTATGTTGTCAAAAATTGACATGCTAAGACAAGAAATGACCAATCGACTGAAACAAGAAGCTGAGTTGGAAAAGACACATCTTATACAactaaaggcagagcagaagcAATACAGAAAAGCtctggatagagagagagacatgacgAATAAAGAGAAACTGGAATTGGACCAGATAAGGTCTGACATCCTGATACAAAGTCACATAGTAGGACAAGTGATACAAGatatcaaagaggaaagagacaaaCTGGAAATCTCAAAGACTGAGCTACAACAGAACAAAGAACATGTTGACAGTAAGTTTGATGAGATCACCAGAGAGAAAACCAACATTAATGATCTGACCATTCAgcttcagagagaaagagacaaacttGGCAATATCATGAACATTCCTACCTTAAAACAAGAGGAACAAGCACTCAAGGAAGAAGAGTTCAAAAGACGAACACAAGAACTGGACACCAGTAAGAAGAGTTTACTGGTTAAAAAAGAAGTAATGGAACTTTTGAGGAAGGACCTCAACAGTATGAAAGAAGACGTTAAATCTGCGATTAACACCATCagtgaagagagagaacaaCTCAATCAGATAAAGAGTAGTACTGTTACGGACAGACAAATGTTtgagaacaaaaaggaaataatggAAGGAGAAAGATCTGAGCTGAAAGCAAGAGAAGATCAATTCTTGAGTGTAATGAAGTCACTAGAAAATCTGAAGGAAAAACTGCAACAGCTGAATCAAAGGGCGGCTGAagatgtgaaaaacaaaatcatgagACTGGAACAAACCAATAAAGACTTAATGAAACTGTTGAGTATTTTGGAGCAGAAGCATGAGGCTCTACATAAACAGAAAGACAATATAACATCTTACACTGAGCTATTAGAGAGAGATACGGAAGGGTTGAAGAGTATGTTGTCAGAAATTGACATGCAAAGACAAGAAATGACCAATCGACTGAAACAAGAAGCTGAGTTGGAAAAGACACATCTTATGGAactaaaggcagagcagaagcAAGATAGAGAAGCTCtggatagaaagagagagatgatgaagaaagagaaactggaCTTGGAGTTGATGAGGTCTGACATTCTGAAACAAAGCCACATCTTAGAAAAAGTGATACAAGatatcaaagaggaaagagacaaaCTGGAAATCACAAAGACTGAGCTATACCAGAATAAAGAACTTGTCGACAGTCAGATTGAGGTGATCACCAGAGAGAAAACCAACATTAAAGATCTCACCCTTCACCttcagacagaaagagacaaatttgGCAACATCATGAACATGCTTACCTTAAAACAAGAGGGACAAGCACTCAAGGAAGAAGAgttcaaaagacacacacaagaacTGGAAACCAGTAAGAACAATTTATtggtagaaagaaaagaaattgaaattttgaGGAAGGACCTcaacaggaagaaagaaaaggttgaAGCTGTCATTAACACCATcagtggagagagagaacaacTCAATCAGATGAAGAGTAGTACAGTTATGGACATACAAATGCTTGAgaatgaaaaggaaataatgGACGGAGAAAGATCGGACCTGAAAATAAGGGAAGATAAACTCTTGAGTAAAATGAAATCACTAGAAAATCTGAAGGAAACACTGCAACAACTGAATAAAAGGATAAGTGAAGAcgtgaaaaacaaaatcacgaGGCTGGGGCAAAACAATGAAGACTTACTGAAACTGTTGAGTGTTTTGGAGCAGAAGCATGAGGCTCTAGATAAACAGAAAGACAATTTAACCTCTTGCAATGAGCTATTAGAGAGAGATACAAAAGGGTTGAAAAGTATGTTGTCAGAAATTGACATGCAAAGACAAGAAATGACCAATCGACTGAAACAAAAAGTTGAGTTGGAAAAGACAAATCTCATAGATCTAAAGGCAGAGAAGAAGCAAGACAGAGAAGCtctggatagagagagagacatgatgaagaaagagaaactggattTGGAGCAG
- the LOC117955458 gene encoding uncharacterized protein LOC117955458, which produces MEITKTQLQKKKELADIQFDKTIQEKQQLYQIKTTTESERERFLNENKRLQGELSELTITKVRLTSLMNFILSLRAKLKKMNQKRHEDFTKKMDIFGQKWNYMLQLNSTLEHKCDELHEQKNKVTSFYDLMQKEKKHMMTIMFDKAVQSEVLKEWLHEHDVDEQYLNKGKEFECENGVFQSDAKTQTEDFEHQWKLEGDKHDLERKAKYFKREGLLLMVAENELKNKQKMFKPAPEPDFTDKKMSRIDCLRKIWKDTKMERKEIYQMNCMSHEMKNNLEKKLKVLNQFVKRTWSPKEKELLENKLKQGISKDITSQIDCKRDSTALDKNYREIQQLQVQMLSENEKLCRTLTSIDKANQTFKVDITPRDGTIQVKQQTYQAKRKVEETDSAPETSSGLLCHLRHYCYRCCCPCCPCCKQVCQEEN; this is translated from the coding sequence ATGGAAATCACAAAGACTCAGctacaaaagaagaaagaacTTGCTGACATTCAGTTTGATAAGACAatccaagaaaaacaacaattgtatcaaataaagacaactactgaaagtgagagagaaaggtttttaaatgaaaataagagGTTGCAAGGAGAATTGTCAGAGCTGACAATAACAAAGGTCCGGCTCACCAGTTTAATGAACTTCATTTTAAGTCTCAGAGCAAAACTTAAAAAGATGAATCAAAAGAGGCATGAGGacttcacaaagaaaatggacaTATTTGGACAGAAATGGAACTACATGCTACAATTAAACTCGACACTGGAACACAAGTGTGATGAACTTCatgaacagaaaaataaagtcaCTAGTTTTTATGATCTGatgcaaaaagagaagaaacacaTGATGACAATAATGTTTGACAAAGCGGTACAAAGCGAAGTTTTAAAGGAATGGCTTCACGAGCATGATGTTGATGAACAGtatttaaataaaggtaaagaGTTTGAATGTGAGAATGGGGTTTTCCAATCCGATGCCAAGACCCAGACTGAAGATTTTGAACATCAATGGAAGTTAGAGGGAGATAAACATGATCTTGAAAGAAAAGCTAAATACTTCAAGAGGGAAGGTCTGCTGCTGATGGTGGCGGAGaatgaattgaaaaataaacagaagatGTTCAAGCCGGCTCCAGAGCCTGATTTTACAGACAAGAAAATGTCAAGAATAGATTGTTTGAGAAAGATCTGGAAGGATACTAAAATGGAGCGGAAGGAGATATATCAGATGAATTGCATGAGCCATGAGATGAAAAACAACCTAGAGAAAAAACTCAAGGTGCTCAATCAGTTTGTTAAGAGAACATGGTCACCGAAAGAAAAGGAACTACTGGAGAATAAGTTAAAGCAAGGAATAAGTAAAGACATTACATCCCAAATTGATTGTAAGAGAGACAGCACTGCACTGGATAAAAACTACAGAGAGATCCAACAACTTCAAGTTCAGATGCTCAGTGAGAATGAAAAACTGTGTAGAACACTGACAAGTATTGATAAAGCTAATCAAACATTCAAGGTTGATATAACACCAAGGGATGGAACAATACAAGTTAAACAACAGACCTATCAAGCGAAGAGGAAGGTAGAAGAAACAGATTCCGCTCCAGAGACATCCAGCGGACTCCTTTGTCACCTCCGGCATTATTGCTATCGATGCTGCTGCCCTTGCTGTCCCTGCTGCAAGCAAGTCTGCCAGGAGGAGAACTGA
- the LOC117955973 gene encoding cingulin-like — MNMLTLKQEEQALKEEEFKRQTQELDTSKKSLLVEKEVMELLRKDLNRMKEDVKAAINTISEEREQLNQMKSSTVMDRKMLENENEIMEGERSELILREDQLLSERKSLENVKEKLQQLNKRMSEDVKYKIMRLEQNNEDLLKMLSFLEQKHEALDEQKDNITSYTELLERDTEGLKSMFSEIDIQRQEMTDRLKQEAELEKTHLIELKAEQKQDREALDIERDLMKKEKLELDQIRSEILKQSHIVGQVIQDINEERDKLEISKTELKQHKEHVDSQFDEIISKKTNIKDLTLQLQREKDKLGNIINMLTLKQEEQALKEEEFKKQTKDLDTSKKSLLVEKEVMELLRKDLNRIKEEVKPAIKTISEEREQLNQMKSSTVIDRQMLEKEKEIMKGERSELILREDQLLSERKSLENVKEKLQQLNQRTSEDVKYKIMRLEQNNEDLLKMLSDLEQKHEALDKQKDNITSYTDLLERDTEGLKSMLSEIDMQRQELTNRLKQEAELEKTHLIELKAEQKQDREALDRERDMMKKEKLELDQIMSDILKQSHIVGQVIQGIKEERENLEISTTELQQNKEHLDSRFDEITREKTNIEDLTLQLQRENDKLQREKVKLGNIMNMLTLKQEEQALKEEEFKRRKQELDTSKKSLLVEKEVMELLRKDLNSMKEDVKNAINTISEEREQLNQIKSSNVMDRLMLENKKEIIESERSKLILREDQLLSERKSLENMKEKLQQLNKRMSEDVKYKIMRLEQNNKDLLKLLSDLEQKHEALDKQKENLTSCTELLERDTEGLKSILSEIDMQRQEMTNRLKQEAEFEKTHLIELKAEQKHKREALDIERDLMKKEKLELDKIRSDILKQSHIVGQVIQDIKEERDKLEILKTELQQNKEHLDSQFDEITREKTNIKDLTLQLQRERDKLGTIMNMLNLKQEKQLLKEEEFKRQTQDLDTSKKGLLVEKEVMELLRKDLNRTKEDVKAAINTISEEREQLNQIKSSNVMDRLMLENKKEIIKGERSELILREDQLLSERKSLENMKEKLQQLNKRMSEDVKYKIMRLEQNNEDLLKLLSVLEQKHEALDKQKENLTSCTELLERDMEGLKSMLSEIDMQRQEMTNRLKQQAELEKTHLIELKAEQKQDREALDRERDMMKKEKLELDQIRSDILKQSHIVGQVIQGIKEERDILEISKTELQQNKEHLDSQFDEITREKTNIEDLTIQLKRENDQLQREKVKLGNIMNMLTLKQEEQALKEEEFKRRKQELDTSKKSLLVEKEVMELLRKDLNSMKEDVKNAINTISEEREQLNQIKSSNVMDRLMLENEKEIIESERSELILREDQLLSERKSLENMKEKLQQLNKRMSEDVKYKIMRLEQNNEDLLKLLSDLEEEHEDLDKQKENLTSCTELLERDTEGLKSMLSEIDMQRQEMTNRLKQEAELEKTHLIELKAEQKHDREALDIERDLMKKEKLELDKMRSDILKQSHIVGKVIQDIKEERDNLEILKTELQQNKEHLDSQFDEITREKTNIKDLTLQLQRERDKLGTIMNMLNLKQEKQLLKEEEFKRQTQDLDTSKKSLLVEKEVMELLRKDLNRTKEDVKAAINTISEEREQLNQIKSSNVMDRLMLENKKEIMKEA, encoded by the exons ATGAACATGCTTACCTTAAAACAAGAGGAACAAGCACTCAAGGAAGAAGAGttcaaaagacaaacacaagaaCTGGACACCAGTAAGAAGAGTTTGCTggtagaaaaagaagtaatggAACTTTTGAGGAAGGACCTCAACAGGATGAAAGAAGACGTTAAAGCTGCCATTAACACCATCagtgaagagagagaacaaCTCAATCAGATGAAGAGTAGTACTGTTATGGACAGAAAAATGCTtgagaatgaaaatgaaataatggaAGGTGAGAGGTCTGAGCTGATACTAAGAGAAGATCAACTCTTGAGTGAAAGgaaatcattagaaaatgtgaAGGAAAAATTGCAACAGCTGAATAAAAGGATGAGTGAAGACGTGAAATACAAAATCATGAGACTGGAGCAAAACAATGAAGACTTACTGAAAATGTTGAGTTTTTTGGAGCAGAAGCATGAGGCTCTAGATGAACAGAAAGACAATATAACATCTTACACTGAGCTATTAGAGAGAGATACGGAAGGGTTGAAGAGTATGTTTTCAGAAATTGACATACAAAGACAAGAAATGACCGATCGACTGAAACAAGAAGCTGAGTTGGAAAAGACACATCTTATAGAactaaaggcagagcagaagcAAGACAGAGAAGCTCTGGATATAGAGAGAGACttgatgaagaaagagaaactggaaTTGGACCAGATACGGTCTGAGATCCTTAAACAAAGTCACATAGTAGGACAAGTGATACAAGATATCAATGAGGAAAGAGACAAACTGGAAATCTCAAAGACTGAGCTAAAACAGCACAAAGAACATGTTGACAGTCAGTTTGATGAGATCATCAGCAAGAAAACCAACATTAAAGATCTGACCCTTCAGcttcagagagaaaaagacaaacttgGCAATATAATAAACATGCTTACCTTAAAACAAGAGGAACAAGCACTCAAGGAAGAAGAgttcaaaaaacagacaaaagattTGGACACCAGTAAGAAGAGTTTACTggtagaaaaagaagtaatggAACTTTTGAGGAAGGACCTCAACAGGATAAAAGAAGAAGTTAAACCTGCGATTAAGACCATCAGTGAAGAAAGAGAACAACTCAATCAGATGAAGAGTAGTACTGTTATAGACAGACAAATGcttgagaaagaaaaggaaataatgaaAGGTGAGAGGTCTGAGCTGATACTAAGAGAAGATCAACTCTTGAGTGAAAGGAAATCACTTGAAAATGTGAAGGAAAAACTGCAACAGTTAAATCAAAGAACGAGTGAAGACGTGAAATACAAAATCATGAGACTGGAGCAAAACAATGAAGACTTACTGAAAATGTTGAGTGATTTGGAGCAGAAGCATGAGGCTCTAGATAAACAGAAAGACAATATAACATCTTACACCGACCTATTAGAAAGAGATACGGAAGGGTTGAAGAGTATGTTGTCAGAGATTGACATGCAAAGACAAGAACTGACCAATCGACTGAAACAAGAAGCTGAGTTGGAAAAGACACATCTTATAGAactaaaggcagagcagaagcAAGACAGAGAAGCtctggatagagagagagacatgatgaagaaagagaaactggaaTTGGACCAGATAATGTCTGACATTCTGAAACAAAGTCACATAGTAGGACAAGTGATACAAGgtatcaaagaggaaagagaaaaccTGGAAATCTCAACGACTGAGCTACAACAGAACAAAGAACATCTTGACAGTCGGTTTGATGAGATCACCAGAGAGAAAACCAACATTGAAGATCTGACCCTTCAGCTTcagagagaaaatgacaaacttcagagagaaaaagtcaaacttgGCAATATCATGAACATGCTTACCTTAAAACAAGAGGAACAAGCACTCAAGGAAGAAGAGTTCAAAAGACGAAAACAAGAACTGGACACCAGTAAGAAGAGTTTGCTggtagaaaaagaagtaatggAACTTTTGAGGAAGGACCTCAACAGTATGAAAGAAGACGTTAAAAATGCGATTAACACCATCagtgaagagagagaacaaCTCAATCAGATAAAGAGTAGTAATGTTATGGACAGACTAATGCTtgagaataaaaaggaaataatagaAAGTGAGAGGTCAAAGCTTATACTAAGAGAAGATCAACTCTTGAGTGAAAGGAAATCACTTGAaaacatgaaggaaaaactgcaaCAGCTGAATAAAAGGATGAGTGAAGACGTGAAATACAAAATCATGAGACTGGAGCAAAACAATAAAGACTTACTGAAACTGTTGAGTGATTTGGAGCAAAAGCATGAGGCTCtagataaacagaaagaaaatttAACATCTTGCACTGAGCTACTAGAGAGAGATACGGAAGGGTTGAAGAGTATTTTGTCAGAAATTGACATGCAAAGACAAGAAATGACCAATCGACTGAAACAAGAAGCTGAGTTTGAAAAGACACATCTTATAGAactaaaggcagagcagaagcATAAAAGAGAAGCTCTGGATATAGAGAGAGACttgatgaagaaagagaaactggaaTTGGACAAGATAAGGTCTGACATCCTTAAACAAAGTCACATAGTAGGACAAGTGATACAAGatatcaaagaggaaagagacaaaCTGGAAATCTTAAAGACTGAGCTACAACAGAACAAAGAACATCTTGACAGTCAGTTTGATGAGATCACCAGAGAGAAAACCAACATTAAAGATCTGACCCTTCAgcttcagagagaaagagacaaacttGGCACTATAATGAATATGCTTAACttaaaacaagagaaacaaTTACTCAAGGAAGAAGAGttcaaaagacaaacacaagaTTTGGACACCAGTAAGAAGGGTTTACTggtagaaaaagaagtaatggAACTTTTGAGGAAGGACCTCAACAGGACAAAAGAAGACGTGAAAGCTGCGATTAACACCATCagtgaagagagagaacaaCTCAATCAGATAAAGAGTAGTAATGTTATGGACAGACTAATGCTtgagaataaaaaggaaataataaaaggTGAGAGGTCAGAGCTGATACTAAGAGAAGATCAACTCTTGAGTGAAAGgaaatcacttgaaaatatgaaggaaaaactgcaaCAGCTGAATAAAAGGATGAGTGAAGACGTGAAATACAAAATCATGAGACTGGAGCAAAACAATGAAGACTTACTGAAACTGTTGAGTGTTTTGGAGCAGAAGCATGAGGCTCtagataaacagaaagaaaatttAACATCTTGCACTGAGCTATTGGAGAGAGATATGGAAGGGTTGAAGAGTATGTTGTCAGAAATTGACATGCAAAGACAAGAAATGACCAATCGACTGAAACAACAAGCTGAGTTGGAAAAGACACATCTTATAGAactaaaggcagagcagaagcAAGACAGAGAAGCtctggatagagagagagacatgatgaagaaagagaaactggaaTTGGACCAGATAAGGTCTGACATCCTGAAACAAAGTCACATAGTAGGACAAGTGATACAAGgtatcaaagaggaaagagacaTCCTGGAAATCTCAAAGACTGAGCTACAACAGAACAAAGAACATCTTGACAGTCAGTTTGATGAGATCACAAGAGAGAAAACCAACATTGAAGATCTGACCATTCAGCTTAAGAGAGAAAATGACCAACTTcagagagaaaaagtcaaacttgGCAATATCATGAACATGCTTACCTTAAAACAAGAGGAACAAGCACTCAAGGAAGAAGAGTTCAAAAGACGAAAACAAGAACTGGACACCAGTAAGAAGAGTTTGCTggtagaaaaagaagtaatggAACTTTTGAGGAAGGACCTCAACAGTATGAAAGAAGACGTTAAAAATGCGATTAACACCATCagtgaagagagagaacaaCTCAATCAGATAAAGAGTAGTAATGTTATGGACAGACTAATGCTTGAgaatgaaaaggaaataataGAAAGTGAGAGGTCAGAGCTGATACTAAGAGAAGATCAACTCTTGAGTGAAAGGAAATCACTTGAaaacatgaaggaaaaactgcaaCAGCTGAATAAAAGGATGAGTGAAGACGTGAAATACAAAATCATGAGACTGGAGCAAAACAATGAAGACTTACTGAAACTGTTGAGTGATTTGGAGGAAGAGCATGAGGATCtagataaacagaaagaaaatttAACATCTTGCACTGAGCTACTAGAGAGAGATACGGAAGGGTTGAAGAGTATGTTGTCAGAAATTGACATGCAAAGACAAGAAATGACCAATCGACTGAAACAAGAAGCTGAGTTGGAAAAGACACATCTTATAGAactaaaggcagagcagaagcATGACAGAGAAGCTCTGGATATAGAGAGAGACttgatgaagaaagagaaactggaaTTGGACAAGATGAGGTCTGACATCCTTAAACAAAGTCACATAGTAGGAAAAGTGATACAAGatatcaaagaggaaagagacaaTCTGGAAATCTTAAAGACTGAGCTACAACAGAACAAAGAACATCTTGACAGTCAGTTTGATGAGATCACCAGAGAGAAAACCAACATTAAAGATCTGACCCTTCAgcttcagagagaaagagacaaacttGGCACTATAATGAATATGCTTAACttaaaacaagagaaacaaTTACTCAAGGAAGAAGAGttcaaaagacaaacacaagaTTTGGACACCAGTAAGAAGAGTTTACTggtagaaaaagaagtaatggAACTTTTGAGGAAGGACCTCAACAGGACAAAAGAAGACGTTAAAGCTGCGATTAACACCATCagtgaagagagagaacaaCTCAATCAGATAAAGAGTAGTAATGTTATGGACAGACTAATGCTtgagaataaaaaggaaataatgaaaG AAGCATGA
- the LOC117955462 gene encoding RAC-beta serine/threonine-protein kinase A-like, whose product MYEMMCGRLPFYNQDHERLFELILMEEIRFPRNLSPEAKSLLAGLLKKDPKQRLGGGPTDAKEVMSHKFFIIINWQDVVQKKLTPLFKPQVTSETDTRYFDDEFTAQTITLTPPDKYNSLDCEDPGQQAHFPQFSYSASIRE is encoded by the exons ATGTATGAGATGATGTGCGGCCGTCTGCCTTTCTACAACCAAGACCATGAGCGTTTGTTTGAGCTCATCCTCATGGAGGAAATCCGCTTCCCCAGGAATCTGTCGCCCGAGGCCAAGTCCCTGTTGGCTGGCCTGCTCAAGAAAGACCCCAAACAAAG GTTGGGTGGAGGTCCTACTGATGCCAAAGAAGTAATGAGTCACAaattttttatcatcatcaacTGGCAGGATGTGGTACAAAAGAAG CTTACCCCATTGTTCAAACCACAAGTGACATCAGAGACAGACACCCGGTACTTTGATGATGAGTTCACAGCACAGACCATCACGCTCACTCCTCCAGATAAGT ATAACAGTCTGGACTGTGAGGACCCTGGCCAGCAAGCGCATTTCCCGCAGTTCTCCTACTCTGCTAGCATAAGAGAGTGA